Genomic segment of Deltaproteobacteria bacterium:
GTCGTGCTCGTGGGGGTCGCGCCGCGTGTAGGCGAGCTGCGCGCCGTCGGGCGAGAAGCGCGGGTGAAGGAGCGCCTCGCCGTCGGGGGGCAGCGCGCTGACGGGCGTGAGGCCCCGCGCCCGGATCTCTCTTATGCGGCGGCGCTGGCGCGCCTTGAGCTCGTCCACCATCTCTTCGTAGAGAAGCGGATAGTTCTTTCCCGACAGAAGCCGCCTGGGCGCGCCGTTGAGGAAGAAGGGGAAGCGTCCCGAGTGGGCTATGGAGAGCCTGCCGGCCGTGGTTTCGCCGTAGCGGCCGGCGAGGTGGGAGAAGAGCTCCATGCCGAAGAGGTAGGGCGCCGCGCCGCCGGGCCACGAGGGAACCTCTCCGTTTATCCCGTCGATGGAGGGAATGCGGCCGTCATGGACGGCCATCCTGAGCATCATGTCGTAGTAGGAGCCGCCGCCGCGGCCGTAGCCTGTATAGTGCGTCTCGGCCCACGTGGCCACACCTTCGTGCCACCAGCGCGGCAGCATCAGGTTGGGCGGAGCGGTCAGAACGAAGGCGCCGAAGAGCAGGGGATCGGCTGCAGGCACGGGCCTGCCGAAGACCTTCCTCATGGCCCCCCAGAAGCCCCGCACCGGTTCGAGCGTGAACACATGGGCGAGCTCGTGGACGACTATGAGCTCGAGCCAGTCGCCGTACTCCCCTATGGGGCGGTCCTGGAGCGGCGGTACGGTGTTTATGTATATGGCGCTGTAGGGGACGACCGAGGCCGTGCCGCCGGCGAAGTCGGAGCCGTCGGTGAGGACGATGTGTATCCTCTCCTTCGGCGTCCACAGGAAGTCGCGGCTCATCTCGGAGAAGCGGGACTCGGCCACGGCCGCGGCGCGCCGGGCGAGTCTTTCGAGCCCCTGGTGGAAGTGCACCGCGAAGTGCTCGGTCTCGATGGTCCTGAAACGGAAGGACGTATCGAACGTTGCGCACCGGGCCGTCGGGACCGCGAGGACGACGCCGAGAAAGATCGGGACGCAGAACGCGATTACACGCACCAAGGACGGCGGCTTCCGGCGGCGATGCTGTTGCGGCATCCCAGGCTGACCCCTTGACGGAAGATACCGGTGAGGCGGCGACATGCCACGTCCGCCCCGCAGGGGAGTCCCTCACGGGACCCCTCGTCCATTTTAGTTGCAAAAGAGGTTCCAGTCAATCTCGGCTTGCGAAGTCTCCCCCGCAAGGAGGGTCGGACGAGAAAGGGCGGTGAATATCACCGCCCTTATCTCGCCGGGGGCATCCCCCCTCTCATCTCCCGAAGGCAGAGCGCTCAGCCGCCGTCACGCATAGACCCGGTCTGCGAGTATGGTGTCCAGGTCCTTGCGCGCCTCGTCGATGGCCGAGATGTTGAAGCGCTCGACGAGCACCTCGACGACCTTGGGCGTAAGGAACGCCGGAAGTGAAGGGCCGATCTTTATGTTCCTTATGCCGAGATGGAGCAAGGTGAGCAGAACGGCGACGGCCTTCTGCTCGTACCAGGAGATGACGAGAGAGAGCGGCAACTGGTTGACGTCGCAGCCGAAGGCCTCGGCCAGGGCCGAGGCGACCTTTATGGCCGAGTAGGCGTCGTTGCACTGCCCCATGTCCAGGAGTCTCGGTATGCCGTCTATTTCGCCGAAGTCGAGCCTGTTGAAGCGGAACTTGCCGCAGGCGAGCGTGAGGATGACGCAGTCGTCGGGCACGTTCTCGGCGAACTCCGTGTAGTAGTTGCGCCCGCTCTTCTGGCCGTCGCAGCCGCCGATGAGGAAGAAACGCCGTATGGCGCCGCTCTTGACGGCCTCGACGATCCTGTCGGCCTCGGAGAGGACGGCCCTGTGGCCGAAACCCACGGTTATGTACTCCTCGGCTCCGTCCTCGGCGAAGCCCGGCGCGGCCAGGGCCGCCTCGATGGCCGGCGTGAAGTCGCGGCCCTCGATGTGCTCCACCCCGGGCCAGGCGACGGGACCGGTCGTGAAGAGTCTGGCCTTGTAGCTCTCGCGCGGCGGCTGGAGGCAGTTGGTGGTCATCACTATGGCGCCGGGGAAGGCCTCGAAGTCGCGGCGCTGCTCGTGCCAGCTGCCGCCGTAGTTGCCGGCCAGGTGCCCGTACTTCCTCAGCCCCTCGTAGCCGTGGGCCGGGAGCATCTCCACGTGGGTGTAGACGTTTATCCCCTTGCCCTCGGTCTGCTTCAGTATATCCTCCAGGTCCCTGAGGTCGTGCCCCGATACGAGAAGGGCCTTGCCCTTCACAGGGGTAACGCGTACCCTCGTCGGCGAGGGGTCGCCGTATGCGCCGGTGTTGGCCCCGTCGAGAAGCTCCATCACCTTCAGGTTGAGCTCTCCGACGGCGAGGTTCCTTTCGAGGAGCTCTTCCATGGAGACCTTCTCCCTGGTCAGGAAGTCGAGGGCCTCGTGGAAGCGGCCGTAGACGCCGTCGTCCTCGCGGCCCAGGTTGGCGGCGTGGCAGGCGTAAGCGGCCGTGCCCTTGAGGCCGTAAAGGAGAAGCTCCTTGAGCCCCGCGAGGTCGGCTCCGATGCGCATCTTCTCCACGGCCACCGAGACCTCGATCCCCTGCTCCACGAGCGAGCCCCTGTCGGCCGCCGGCCTCCAGGCGGCAGGGCCGGAGAGTTCCTCGGCCTTCACACCCTCAAGCCTGCAGGCCTCCTCGTAGAGGACCTTCGCCCTGTCCCTGAGCTCGGCCGCCCGGCGGACCATGGCCACGAAACTCTCGGCATCGAAGTCCACGTTGGTGACCGTCTTGAAGAGGGCCTTGACGATGAAACGATCTATCTCGGCGTCGCGCCTTCCGAGAAGGCCGGCCCTGTGGCCGTACATGGCCACCCCCTTGACGGCATGGATGAGAAGGTCCTGGAGCGCCGCCGTCTCGGCGTCCTTTCCGCACACACCCTTGACTTCACAACCCGTACCCTTGGCAGCCTCTTCACACTGGTAACAAAACATCTCCACGTTCAGCACTCCTCTCTTTCCTGTTGTCTTTAGAAGTCGAAAAAAGGAGGCCGCCCGCGCGGCCTCCAAGCCCTCCGACACCGCACCGAGACGGTCCCGAATCGAAAACAATTGTACCGGCCCCTTGCTCCACCCTCCATGACTTTTGTCAGTTCAGAACACTTTTAAGGAAGCTCTGATTAATTGCGCTGGGGGAAACTTTCTGTAGAAAGTTTCCCCCAGACCCCCTTCAAAGACTTTCAATACGAGTTGGGTTCCCCCTGTTTTGCCTGGCAAAACAGGGGGAAACCAACTCGCGTTAAAAGTTTTTGGAGGGAGTCTGAGGGAACCTTTTTACAAAAAGGTTCCCTCAGGGCAATTAATCAGAGCTTCCTTAAAAGGTGGATCGGTCAAATGGCTTGCAAGGGAGGCGTCTTTTTGCTAACGTCTTCTTTATGGCCGACGAGAGACTCAAGGTGCTTTTTGCATCGCCCGAGGCCGTGCCTTTTGCAAAGACCGGGGGGCTTGCCGACGTGGCGGGCGCGCTTCCGGCGGCGCTCGCGGCGCAGGGTGCGGATGTGACGCTCATCATGCCCTTCTACAGGCAGACGATGGAGAAGGGGCTCGAGCTCACGGAGGTTGAGATCGATGCGTCGGTTGGGCTCGGGCCGAGGGAGCTTGATGTCCGGGTCCTGGAGTACGGGCACCGGGGGGTTCGGGTTCTCTTCATAAGGAGGGACGAGTTCTACGACCGCGGCAGTCTCTACGGCACCCCTGACGGCGACTACTTCGACAACCTCGAGCGTTTCGTCTTTTTTTCGAGGGCCGTCGTCGAGACGGCGCGGGCCCTGGGACTGCGGCCCGACATATTCCATCTCAACGACTGGCAGACCGGTCTCGTTCCGGCCTTCTTGAAGGATTCCGGCGGCTCCGACTTTCCCGGCGCGGCCACGGTCTTCACCATCCACAATATCGCCTACCAGGGGCTCTTTCCCCCGTCACTCTTCCACCTCACCGGTCTCGACGCGGGTTTCTTCCATCCCGACAGGCTCGAGTTCTGGGGCAGGCTCAACCTCCTCAAGGGCGGCATCGTCCTCTCCGACGCCGTCACCACCGTGAGCGAGGCATACAGCCGCGAGATACAGACCGAGGAGTTCGGCTGCGGTCTCGAAGGGGTGCTGCGCGCCCGTTCAAAAGACCTCTACGGCGTGCTCAACGGCGTCGACTACTCGGTGTGGGATCCGTCGAACGACGAGAAGATAGCGGCCCGCTACTCGGCCTCCGACCTATCGGGAAAGGAGAAGTGCAAGGCGGATCTCCTCGGGGAGTACGCCATCGACGCACCGTTAGAGACCCCGCTCATAGGGATCATATCGAGGCTGACGGATCAGAAGGGTTTCGACATACTGGCCGAGGCCATGGACGAGCTGATGGCCATGGAGCTGGCCATGGTCGTGCTCGGAACGGGTGAGAGGAGATACCAGGAGCTCTTCACCGAGCTCGCCTCGCGCCACCGCGGCCGCCTGGGCGTGAAGATCGCCTACGACGACACGCTCGCCCACAAGATCGAGGCCGGCTGCGACATGTTCCTCATGCCCTCGCGCTACGAGCCCTGCGGGCTCAACCAGATATACAGCCTCCGCTACGGCACCATACCGATCGTGCGCGCAACGGGCGGCCTCGACGACACAATCCGCGACTACGACACGGGCGCGGGTAACGGCTTCAAGTTCACCGACTACACGGCCAGGGCCCTCGTGGAAAAGGTGAAGGAGGCGATCTGGGTCTACGGTTACAAGGAGGCCTGGCGGGAGCTGCAGGCAAGGGCCATGCGCGAAGACTTCTCCTGGGAACGCTCGGCCGCCCGGTACATGGAAATCTACCGCCGAACCCTCGCCGGAAAGAAAGCCCTTTCTTGAAGGAGCACCCGCCCGGAAGCTCCTATGCCCTCTTTTCAGCGCGGCCCCCTTCGAGCGGTCTTCAGCCGACGAGGGCCTCGACGGCCCTGCTCACCTCGGTGATGGAGACGCCCGTTTCCATGCAGTAGCCGTTGGGTCTTTCGTTTATTATGGCGAGCACGGGCAGGGGATAGGCGTCCTGTATGCCGCTTGTCAGGTCCCGTTCGCAGGCCACGGCGACGACGACCGAGGGGCGGTTCTCTTTCACCTTCTTTCTCGCCACCGTGCCGCCGGTGGCTACGAAGAGGTCCACGCCGTAGCGGGTTGACAGGCCGATGAGCGCGCCGATCTCGCACTTGCCGCAGCCCACGCAGTTTCTGACGTTGCGGGTGACCTTTATCTTGCAGTCGTCGTACTGGATGCAGTGGGGCATGAGGATGAGGATGCGTTCGGGGCGGACGCGGCCCCGGCGGCGCACCATGTCGAGCACCATGCGGTTGTTGATGTCTATGAAGGCCTTTTCGATCTTTATCCTCGGAAGTCCGATGAGTCCTCCGGCCATGACCGACAGTGGCATGACGACCTTGACGAGCACCCAGCGGAAGCGGCTGGGGCTGACGGCGTCGCGGCCCGTCACCGCCGAGAACGCCATGACGGCCGTGCCGGTGAGGATGAAGAGGGAGGCGGCGAGCACGACGGCGCCGAAGAGGGCCGGCAGCAAGGGGTGTATGTTGCCGAGCCCGTAGGAGGGCACGTACCAGACGAGCAAACCGCCGGCCGTGACGAGCAGGGCGCACAGCGCCATGAGCGCGCCGAGGAAACCCCGGCCCGGCGCGTAGCCGATGGTGTCGCCCGTGGGCTCGCTGTTTTTAACCCTGCGGGCCGCCGAGTCTTTCACCTGCCTTCACCTTCCGTCCCCTGAGAAATTCCGACGTGTCCATGCACTTTCTGTTCTCGGCCTGGAGCCTCGTTATGAGGTAGGTGCCCTCGCCCGTGGCGACCTCGATGGCGTCGTCCGTCACGGCGACGATCTCTCCCGGCGCGGCCCCCTTAGCCTCACGGCCGCCCGTCCTGCCGGCGTGGATCTTGAGGATGCGGCCGCCGAGGGTGGTGAAGGCGCCGGGCCGGGGGCTCAATCCCCGGACGCGGTCTGCGATGACGCGGGCGGGCAGGGACCAGTCGATGCGGCTTTCTTCCCTGGTGAGCATGGGCGCGTAGGTGGCCCTCGAGTGGTCCTGGGGCACGGGCTTGAGCCCGCCGCTGGCGAGGGCGCCGACGGTCTCGCAGAGGAGCTTTGCGCCGAGGGCGGCGAGCCTGCGGGCCAGCTCTCCCGCCGTCTCCTCCTCTCCTATATCCACCTCGCGCTGGAGCAGGACGGGGCCCGTGTCCATGCCCTCGTCCATGAGCATGGTGGTGACCCCCGTGCGGCGCTCTCCGTTCATGACGGCGCGGTTTATGGGGGCCGCCCCCCTGTAGGCCGGGAGCAGCGAGGCGTGGACGTTCACGCAGCCGAGCCTCGGGAGCTCGATGACGGCGGGAGGGAGTATCTTTCCGTAGGCCACGACGGCGATGAGGTCGGGCGCCGCCGCCCTCAGCCTCTCAAGGAAGGCTTCGTCGCGCAGGCGCAGCGGCTGCCAGACCTCGACGCCCCGGCGGCGCGCCGCCTCCTTGACGGGCGGAGGCTTGGGTGTGCGTCCCCGCCCCCTGGGCCTGTCGGCCTGCGTGACCGCCGCGACGACGCTGTGACCGGCGTCGCAGAGGGCCTCGAAGCTCGGCACGGCGAACTCGGGCGTGCCCATGAAGACTATCTTAAGGGAGGGTGCTGCGCCTTGTCGCACGGGCGGCGTCCTCCTGAAGGGAGTTTCCCCCTGGGTGACGGGAGTGATGGGAGCGCCGCTCAGCGCTCATCGGCCGAAGCCTCCGCACCGGGCCGCTGCGCCCGTCCTCCCTCGGCGGCCCGCTTTTTGAGCCGCCTCTTTATCATGTCGCGCCGCAGCCTGCTGAGCCTGTCGATGAAGACGACGCCGTCGAGGTGGTCCACCTCGTGCTGCAGGGCCACGGCGAGGAGGCCGTCGGCCTCCATGTCGATCTCGTTGCCGTCGAGGTCGAGACCCCGCAGGCGCACGCGCTCGGCCCTCCTCACCTCGGCCGTCTCGCCCGGCACGCTCAGACACCCCTCTTCGGACTTTATGGAGCCCCGGGCCTCGACGATCTCTGGATTCACCACGGCCATGGCGTTTGCGCCGGGTCCGCCCTTCCCCCCCTCGTCGTCTCCGGCGGGCACGTCGAGCACGATGAGGCGCCTGTCCGCACCGACCTGCGTGGCGGCAAGCCCTATGCCCCTGGCGGCGTACATGGTCTCGAACATGTCGGCCGCAAGGCTTCTGATCTCGTCGTCGATCTCCGTTACCGCGGCGGCCTTGACCCGCAGAAAGGGATGGGGGTATATGAGTATCTCCATTATCGCCATAGCCGGACTCGGCCGGGACAACCGCGGCCTCACTGGCCTTCTTCGGAAGCTCCCGCCGGTGATTTGCCTTGCAGGCGCCCCCGTTGCTGCGCTCTCCGGGAGGGGCGGGCCGCAAAGGCGTAAAAAAATCCCGCCTGGCGCGGCCCGTCCCCCCCGGAGAGCGCAGTAAGGTATGCTTCATCAATAATTATAACGCAAAACGACGCCTTTCTTAAGGGAAAAAGGGCTTTTTTCGCCTTTTTGTCGTATCCCGGTCCTCAGAGTGTCGAGGCCGGGTCCATGTCCACGGTCATGGTCGCTCCCGTGCGCCCGGCGTCAAACGCCCTCTTGAGGGCGCGCAGCAGGGCGATGAGCTCGCCCGTTCGGGCGGCCTTGACTATCATCTGCCGCCTGTAGCGGCCCCTGAGTCTTTCGATGGCCGCGGGGACCGGACCGAGCACGGTCGTCCGGCGGCGAAGCCCGGCGGGGAGGCCGTCGGCGACGGAGCGCAGCAGCTCGGCGGCGGCGGCCGCGGCCTCGGCCCGCTTCGCCTCGACGGTGATGTTTGCGAGCCGCACGAAGGGGGGGTAGCCCGCCTCGCGGCGCAGTCGCAGCTCCTCTTCGACGAAGGCGTCGTAGTCGTGGGTCCTTGCTGCCCGGAGGCAGAAGTGGTCGGGCCAGAGCGTCTGGACGAGGACGCGGGCCGGCCGCTCTCCGCGTCCCGCCCGTCCCGCCGCCTGGGTTATGAGCTGGAAGGTCCTCTCGGCGGCCCTGAAGTCGGGGAGGCCCAGCGAGGTGTCGCCCGAGATGACGCCCACGAGCGTCATGCCCGGAAAGTGGTGTCCCTTGGAGACCATCTGGGTCCCGATGAGCACGTCGATACTGCCGTCGCAGACGGCGTCGATTATGCGCCGCGCCGACCCCTTGCGCCGCGTGGTGTCGCGGTCCATCCGCCCGATGCGCGCCCCCGGCAGGAGCTCGCGCACCTCCTGCTCCACCCGTTCGGTGCCGGCCGCAGGCTCTTCGAGCCGCGTGCCACGGCAGTCGGGACAGGCTTGCGGGACCGCTTCGGCGTGGTCGCAGTAGTGGCAGCGCAGAAGAGCGCGGCCCTTGTGGAAGGTGAGGGTGACCGAGCAGTTGACGCACCGGAAGGTGTGGCCGCAGTCCTTGCAGACGATGAACGAAGAGTAGCCCCGGCGGTTGAGCAAGAGCAGCGACTGGCCGCCGGAGGCGAGGTTTTCGGCGAGCAGACCGGCCAGTCTCGGCGATATGACCTCTTTTTTCCGGCCCCGCATGTCCTCGAGATCGACCTCCGGCAGCGGCCTTGCCCGGACCCGCTTTCTCAGGTACAGGGGCGTGAGTTTTCCCGTCATGGCGTTGTGGAAGGTCTCTACCGAGGGCGTGGCCGAGCCGAGCACCACGGCGGCGCCGAGGCGGCGTCCGAGCACGAGCGCGCAGTCGCGGGCGTTGTAGCGCACGCCCTCTTCCTGCTTGTACGACGCCTCGTGCTCCTCGTCCACTATTATGAGGCCCGTATCCCGCAGCGGCGCAAAGAGCGCGGAGCGCGCCCCCACGACGATGCGGGCCTCGCCGGAGAGTATCCTTCTCCACTGGTCGTAGCGCTCGCCCTCGGATAGCGCGCTGTGGAGCACGGCCACGACGCCGGGGAAGCGCTCGGAGAGAAAGGCGGCCGGCCAGGGTGTGAGCGCTATCTCGGGGACGAGGAATATGACGCCCCGCCCCCTGCGCACCGCCTCGTCCACGGCCTTCATGTAGACGAGCGTCTTGCCGCTTCCCGTCACCCCGTAGAGGAGGAAGGGCGAGTACCGGCCGCTTCGAAGCCCCCGCCGTATGGCCTCGACGGCGACGCGCTGTTCGTCGTTAGGCTCGTGGTCGAGGGCGCGGGGCGTTATGTCGTCGAGGGGGTCGCGCGCCACGCTTCGCTCCCTGCGCAGGAGAAGCCCCTTTTCCACGAGCCGTCTTACAGCGCCGTCCACGCTTCCGAGCTCTTCTCTCAGGCGCCGAAGGCTCATCTCGCCGCGGGAGCTCACGAGGGCGTAGACCTTCGCCTGCAGGGGAGAGCGCTTCGGCGAGGGCGGTGCGCCGGTGGAGACGGCCGCGACGAAGGGCTCGATGCGCTCGCGCGTGCCGCCGCTTACGACGACCTCTTCGCTGAGAAGCCCCTTTTTAACAAGCCTCGCAGCGGCGGCCGCCACGGCCGCCCCGCGAAAGCGCCTGGCAAGCGAGCCCATGGTCACGCCGCGGCGGGCCGCCTTCACTATGGCGGCCTCGACGCCGCTCAGGGCGGCGGCCGCGCCCTTCTCCGTCGTCGTGAAGCGGCGTATGCTCTTGAGGTTCACGGTGGCGGGATGGGTGAGCGAGAGGACCTCGCCCAGTGGCGCGAAGTAGTAGTCGGAGACCCAGCGGCAGAAGGAGTAGAGATCCTCGTCGAAGATCGGGGCCGGGTCGAGTATGTCGGCTATGGGCTTGACTCCCTCGACGGCGCAGCTACGCTTGAGGGCCACTATGTAGCCCGTAACCTTCCGGCGGCCCAGCGGCACGAGGGCGCGCTTTCCGAAAGAGGCCTGTTCGCTCAGCGCCGGCGGGACGGCGTAGGTGAAGGGGCCCTCCACGGGCAGGTCGACCACCACGTCGGCGAAGA
This window contains:
- a CDS encoding methionyl-tRNA formyltransferase translates to MGTPEFAVPSFEALCDAGHSVVAAVTQADRPRGRGRTPKPPPVKEAARRRGVEVWQPLRLRDEAFLERLRAAAPDLIAVVAYGKILPPAVIELPRLGCVNVHASLLPAYRGAAPINRAVMNGERRTGVTTMLMDEGMDTGPVLLQREVDIGEEETAGELARRLAALGAKLLCETVGALASGGLKPVPQDHSRATYAPMLTREESRIDWSLPARVIADRVRGLSPRPGAFTTLGGRILKIHAGRTGGREAKGAAPGEIVAVTDDAIEVATGEGTYLITRLQAENRKCMDTSEFLRGRKVKAGERLGGPQG
- the glgA gene encoding glycogen synthase GlgA translates to MADERLKVLFASPEAVPFAKTGGLADVAGALPAALAAQGADVTLIMPFYRQTMEKGLELTEVEIDASVGLGPRELDVRVLEYGHRGVRVLFIRRDEFYDRGSLYGTPDGDYFDNLERFVFFSRAVVETARALGLRPDIFHLNDWQTGLVPAFLKDSGGSDFPGAATVFTIHNIAYQGLFPPSLFHLTGLDAGFFHPDRLEFWGRLNLLKGGIVLSDAVTTVSEAYSREIQTEEFGCGLEGVLRARSKDLYGVLNGVDYSVWDPSNDEKIAARYSASDLSGKEKCKADLLGEYAIDAPLETPLIGIISRLTDQKGFDILAEAMDELMAMELAMVVLGTGERRYQELFTELASRHRGRLGVKIAYDDTLAHKIEAGCDMFLMPSRYEPCGLNQIYSLRYGTIPIVRATGGLDDTIRDYDTGAGNGFKFTDYTARALVEKVKEAIWVYGYKEAWRELQARAMREDFSWERSAARYMEIYRRTLAGKKALS
- a CDS encoding DUF116 domain-containing protein — protein: MKDSAARRVKNSEPTGDTIGYAPGRGFLGALMALCALLVTAGGLLVWYVPSYGLGNIHPLLPALFGAVVLAASLFILTGTAVMAFSAVTGRDAVSPSRFRWVLVKVVMPLSVMAGGLIGLPRIKIEKAFIDINNRMVLDMVRRRGRVRPERILILMPHCIQYDDCKIKVTRNVRNCVGCGKCEIGALIGLSTRYGVDLFVATGGTVARKKVKENRPSVVVAVACERDLTSGIQDAYPLPVLAIINERPNGYCMETGVSITEVSRAVEALVG
- the def gene encoding peptide deformylase, whose amino-acid sequence is MAIMEILIYPHPFLRVKAAAVTEIDDEIRSLAADMFETMYAARGIGLAATQVGADRRLIVLDVPAGDDEGGKGGPGANAMAVVNPEIVEARGSIKSEEGCLSVPGETAEVRRAERVRLRGLDLDGNEIDMEADGLLAVALQHEVDHLDGVVFIDRLSRLRRDMIKRRLKKRAAEGGRAQRPGAEASADER
- a CDS encoding hydroxylamine reductase → MFCYQCEEAAKGTGCEVKGVCGKDAETAALQDLLIHAVKGVAMYGHRAGLLGRRDAEIDRFIVKALFKTVTNVDFDAESFVAMVRRAAELRDRAKVLYEEACRLEGVKAEELSGPAAWRPAADRGSLVEQGIEVSVAVEKMRIGADLAGLKELLLYGLKGTAAYACHAANLGREDDGVYGRFHEALDFLTREKVSMEELLERNLAVGELNLKVMELLDGANTGAYGDPSPTRVRVTPVKGKALLVSGHDLRDLEDILKQTEGKGINVYTHVEMLPAHGYEGLRKYGHLAGNYGGSWHEQRRDFEAFPGAIVMTTNCLQPPRESYKARLFTTGPVAWPGVEHIEGRDFTPAIEAALAAPGFAEDGAEEYITVGFGHRAVLSEADRIVEAVKSGAIRRFFLIGGCDGQKSGRNYYTEFAENVPDDCVILTLACGKFRFNRLDFGEIDGIPRLLDMGQCNDAYSAIKVASALAEAFGCDVNQLPLSLVISWYEQKAVAVLLTLLHLGIRNIKIGPSLPAFLTPKVVEVLVERFNISAIDEARKDLDTILADRVYA
- the priA gene encoding primosomal protein N', with protein sequence MDLFADVVVDLPVEGPFTYAVPPALSEQASFGKRALVPLGRRKVTGYIVALKRSCAVEGVKPIADILDPAPIFDEDLYSFCRWVSDYYFAPLGEVLSLTHPATVNLKSIRRFTTTEKGAAAALSGVEAAIVKAARRGVTMGSLARRFRGAAVAAAAARLVKKGLLSEEVVVSGGTRERIEPFVAAVSTGAPPSPKRSPLQAKVYALVSSRGEMSLRRLREELGSVDGAVRRLVEKGLLLRRERSVARDPLDDITPRALDHEPNDEQRVAVEAIRRGLRSGRYSPFLLYGVTGSGKTLVYMKAVDEAVRRGRGVIFLVPEIALTPWPAAFLSERFPGVVAVLHSALSEGERYDQWRRILSGEARIVVGARSALFAPLRDTGLIIVDEEHEASYKQEEGVRYNARDCALVLGRRLGAAVVLGSATPSVETFHNAMTGKLTPLYLRKRVRARPLPEVDLEDMRGRKKEVISPRLAGLLAENLASGGQSLLLLNRRGYSSFIVCKDCGHTFRCVNCSVTLTFHKGRALLRCHYCDHAEAVPQACPDCRGTRLEEPAAGTERVEQEVRELLPGARIGRMDRDTTRRKGSARRIIDAVCDGSIDVLIGTQMVSKGHHFPGMTLVGVISGDTSLGLPDFRAAERTFQLITQAAGRAGRGERPARVLVQTLWPDHFCLRAARTHDYDAFVEEELRLRREAGYPPFVRLANITVEAKRAEAAAAAAELLRSVADGLPAGLRRRTTVLGPVPAAIERLRGRYRRQMIVKAARTGELIALLRALKRAFDAGRTGATMTVDMDPASTL